In Leptospira wolffii serovar Khorat str. Khorat-H2, one DNA window encodes the following:
- a CDS encoding antitoxin encodes MKKRITNTITKSPSMSKEEQDILNSFEAGEWVPISSSDKKKKLDLYRKAASKTLSKNKRINIRLNQIDLDSIQRMAFEEGLPYQTLISSLIHKFVTGKLVEK; translated from the coding sequence ATGAAAAAAAGGATAACCAATACTATTACTAAATCTCCCTCTATGTCCAAAGAAGAGCAGGACATACTTAATTCTTTCGAAGCAGGTGAGTGGGTCCCGATCTCATCTTCAGATAAAAAGAAGAAATTGGATTTATATCGAAAAGCTGCCTCCAAGACTTTGAGCAAGAATAAAAGAATTAATATAAGATTAAATCAAATTGATTTAGATTCTATTCAAAGAATGGCGTTTGAAGAAGGTCTTCCTTATCAGACGTTAATATCTAGTTTAATCCATAAGTTTGTTACTGGTAAACTGGTTGAAAAATAA
- a CDS encoding BrnT family toxin encodes MKEYAWDSDKNEWLREERGISFEDILFQIEKGFLLDIYDHPNSKKYPGQKIFVIELDGYAYLVPFVESKSEIFLKTIIPSRKATRDYIKDRVGEE; translated from the coding sequence GTGAAAGAATATGCTTGGGATTCAGATAAGAATGAATGGCTTAGAGAGGAAAGAGGTATCTCTTTCGAAGATATCTTATTTCAAATTGAAAAAGGATTTCTCTTGGACATCTATGATCATCCAAATTCAAAGAAATATCCAGGACAGAAAATCTTTGTAATTGAACTTGATGGTTATGCGTATTTGGTCCCATTTGTTGAATCAAAGAGTGAAATATTTCTTAAAACAATAATCCCAAGTAGAAAAGCCACGAGAGATTATATTAAAGATAGAGTAGGTGAAGAATGA